AAGATACATAGGGTGAAAGATGATGTTGTCCGGGGAAACATTATCATATTGTTCCTCACAATACTCCGGATAAAACTTGCAAGGATTTTCCTGTTCTTCTGGCAAAGCGATATCCACAGATAGGTACTCCTGTCCCGCAGTGCTCCAGATGTTTCGGTATTTTTCAATATCATCTTTGTACAAGTGATCCAGGCCAATATCTTCTTGCCAAAACCCATGACCTGTCCCTGGAAAGCTGGCGGATATCTGACTCTCATTCAGCTTTTCTTTTTCTCCAACCTGATCAAAGCTGGCCCAGTTGTCAATATGACACCCATCTTTGTGTGACAGCGAGTCCTTCCAGATATCACTGTGCACAGACGCTGGTTGGTTGCAGCTATCTCTCTGCGAGTCCTTCCAGATATCATTGTGTACAGAGACCTGGTCGGTGAAGCTATCATTATGCTTGTCTTTCCAGATATCATTGTGTACAGTGGTTTGGCAGGTGGAGCTATCTTTATGTGTGTCCGCCcagatatcgttgtgtacagaGGCGTGGTGCATGCAGCTATCCGGCCAGTCCTGGGTGTGGGGGAAGGTTGCCATAAAGCTCTCAACTTTGAAGTCCACCAAGTCCCCCTGATGACCAAAGTCAAATACCGCCCCATCACTGCTAAGCTGACGCTGGGGAAGCTGACCAAAGCTGGAACAAGGGTGACATTTACTCCCTCCAAATGCCTCAGCCACTCTGTCAGAATCATTATCCGCTCCCTGATTACACCCATAGTCTGTTTCATATGCAGAGTCTGTATTTGCTGTGTCAAGGTCTTCATTTATGGGTATCAGCCTATCCCTATCATCATTCTCTCCCATGATGTCTTCAATAATGCTCAAAGTCAAGGCTTCTGGGGTATCTCTCTCTTCAGCTCCACTCAACACTTCAGGGCTGTCTACTTTGTCAAAACTCTCGCCAGTTTGAATACATTTGCTGTAGTTTTTCAGCTTAAAGCTTGGCACAAAGGAttcctcatcactatcatcattgACAGCATTGTATTGCTGGTATGGTGTTTTTGTGGATGGCATTCCTCCAAACAGGTCATGGCATACTTGCTGCTTGCTTTTACTGGCTGAAGTAAACAGTTCAGGAGCAAATGCAGGAGTTATTGGCCTGAAATGGGTCTTTGGTGAGAAGAAAAGATGTTCTTTAGGAGACTGCGTAGTGTCCTGACCATTATCAATGAAGTCCTGACGAAACTGAACCAAGTTGGGTTCGCTGTGGACTTGTATCAGCTTCCTTGGCACATCATTGAAGGCGGAGTGCTCAGATGGAACAAGCTCAAAGCTTTTAGAAAGTTTAGGGTCAGATTTCTTTGGCGATTCATGGTCATCCCAGAGAGACGGAACATCTCCCATTGACACACTACGGTCATAGAAATGGTATGCATGGCTGTTGTCCAAACCATGATCATCTTTATCCATGAAAGCTGAGCCCTCATTGTCAGCATCAGAAACAATGTCAATAGAAATCCTTGGAATAAGAGTGTTTTCGTTCTTATCAGCTTTGCTGTCATCTTGTTTGTCAGCatttacattatacataaaaacCAGTGTGTTTTCTCCCAACCAGATTTGACTATCGCCTGGCACAAGTTGACCACCCCACGGTGAGAATTTATTCCTTTTCTGCATGTTCACATCCCAGAGTGGCGAGTAGGGGCTCGCACCCAGAGGCTGCCAGCATTGCAGATCAAGCACTGTCAGTAAAGGCAAGTTTGTCTCGGAGTGACTACTATAGAGAGTGTAGTCAACAAGAACCTGACTTTGCCACATACCAGAAGAACCAGAGCTTTCTACCGGAAAGGGCAGGCTTATTTGGTCCTCAGGACTGAAGGAATGCCAGTCTGAAGATGAGTTCTCTTCCAGAAACTTTGCCATGTAGTCCAAATCAACAAGTGAAACAGAAATTGGCCTTTCACCCCCTTGAGTTTGATAGGCATTATCTGGTGTTGGTGTAGAGTTTTCATCAAAGTGCTGATCATGACCTGGGCCTCCAAGATCCTGCTGATAAAAAGAACCTGTGAATTCGTTTCCTTCTTTCCATGAGTTTTGCAGCTGTTCAAAGCTTTCGTTTTTCTTCACAGAATTTGCAAGCCGAGCATGGCCTTGTTCAAAAGATGGAAAAGGGCTTGAAGACTTCAGAGAGGCTGAGAGATCTATTTCATCATCACTGTTCTCATCCGCTGATATAACCTCAGTCAACCAGGCTGGAATGAGAACCGACCCATCAAATATATCATCACTGGAGTTGGAGGCTGCGCTGAAAGTTCTGAAAATACCATCTTGAGGACTAGAAGAAGGGCTGTTCAAATCTTCCCATGAATCCTTTGTTTCCTGTTCATCTGTTGAAAAATCAGGGTAGCTGTTTCTTTTGTACAGTCTCAGCTTGGAGCTTTGGGTGTTGGCAGTTTCACATTCTTGGTTTTGAAACACAGCATTAATGGGCTGTGTGTACCAGATCTCTTGTTCCTGCAGCTCAGGGCTGACATTATCTTCCCGGGCACTGGACCTCTGAGATTCAGCATCAGATTTAACATATATGGTCTGCAAGTTGTCAATAGCAGTATCCGCAGTTGGTTTCGGCTGAGGTTTTGAGACTTTCCCAGTCTTGAGCATTTCTTCAGGCAGTTCATCATCGACATCTTCAAGTTCTTTGTAAGTTTTGGCTGGAGCAGGAAGTAGAATTCCTTTAAGAAGTGATTCTACCTTTGTGCAAAGCTCATCGTCTTTCCTTTTAGGACTTTCCGCCAAGAACACAAAATCCTCCTCCAAGTAGCCCAGATTCTGTAAAATTGCTTGATCCAGTTTGGCAAATCCTGGTGGCCAGTTAGGAAACTCCTGTAGCTTCCTTTGCTCCTTCTGCGATTGTTTTCCCCTTGTCTGCTTGTTTCCCGAGGACCGAGGCCGATCTCTGTCTCGTCTCCCTCGGCTGTTTCGCCCCTGTGACTCTTTCCGGTTCCTGTTTCTCTTTGGTTTCCTCAGTTTGGGAACAGCGACCGGTTCAGAGCGGTTTATTTTACGAATCTCAGCATCCTCATTGGTGCTGGAGCTGTCTTCTTCAGAGGCGAGGGTCTTGCTAACAATGGGATTCTTCCCCCACACAGTCTCTGTGGGTGATTGGTTGCAGGAAGTACCACTGCCTTGCAGAGCAGGAAATGCAGCATAGTACCTGGAATAGAGATATATTTACAACAGTGGttaaaataagcacaagcctgcaagccctgaaCTGCACTTATAAAATGTATCGCTTGCTTGTGTGTTAAAAAGTTTATTCCAAGTATTAGAGTAAGATTCAGTCTGAGGATTGAATTAATTTGTGAAACAGGTTAATCAAATACCATATAAATCACTCCCTTTATGCGATGGGGTCTTTATGCTACTGCCAATTACCCGGGTTACCAAAGTTACAAAAGAAAACCTGTCGTCTgccttggtgaccaccaacaaAACTCACATTTAACAGTGAGTCTCTAACCAGCATTTCTTcaacttttaaagtttatatctATATGCAAAACATGAGCATCCAAATCCTGATTATAGAATGAATGCTGAAGCTTAATATTATAGCAAGCAAATGCCATCTCTCGTCTGTGTGAGTAAActttgtattttgaaatttgttttccaTGGATGATACAGATATGCGAATTGTCACTGCAAACttgtgtaccaaatttcattaaaataccTTCAATATTTGACCTGTGATtgcctctggcaacatgtgtatcaagttaCGTATCAATATGTTGAAAGATATTTTAGCTATGGCCATGGTTGAAGTGTTGCAAGCTTCTTACACCGACCATGACATCAAGGCTACAAcaacaactgattttttttcttataaacagAGATTGTTAAAAAAGTTTCATTACTTCTGAGCAGGGTTTTGATTCTCTGTGCCACTGTCATCACTTCCTTCGCTGCTACAGGATCGAGATTTAACTGCTGGGCTCACCGTGGCTAGTAAGACAAGACAAACTCACATCATTTATCCTTAATCAAACATACCAGGAAACTTTATAGAAACTCATTAAACTTTCACCTTTTAGAGAAAAGCTTCAGAATTGATGGCAAGAAGTTCATACCTctagtttcaaattcttaatggaagccctgtatTATGTTAGCTCAATGTGAGTGTGTTTTAACTTGTTTTTTCTATAATTAGCAACCATATACTCACTTATGTTCACTTTATTGAACTGCAAATCATTTCAAATGCGAATGAATACTTTCCAAACCATTACAGGGAACATGTAAATTATTCTTAGAAGAGTAGTTTTTATAACATGAAAGTGTGACTTTAAAACCGCAACTTGAATAAGTAAAGCATACCTTGTATTTCAGAGTCCTTGAGTCGAGAACAAAGTTCTTCCACCAGCGTCTCAATCCCAGATTTCTGGAACAGAAAAGTACACAGTTTACTAGAGTTCCATTCACAAAAgcataaatgttttacatgttctttCAAAGACTACAATGTAAGATCACTTTGTTGTATGGCTCGATTTCAAAGTGCTCTATTAGAAGCCTCAATaaataatgtcagtgatttctTACTATTCGTAAATAATGTCAATGAGTCCTTATATCCCATAAATAATACCTTATATCCCATGTCAATAATTTCTTACATTCCATAAATAATGTCAGTAATTTCTTACATTCCATAAATAATGTCAATAATTTTTTACATTCCATAAATACTGTCAAAGAGATCTTACATTCCata
The Mya arenaria isolate MELC-2E11 chromosome 12, ASM2691426v1 DNA segment above includes these coding regions:
- the LOC128212511 gene encoding uncharacterized protein LOC128212511 isoform X1; the encoded protein is MPFLPMKYPDCRLSMEAIWSTSVHCWLRHELEQRGIDSLVYTRYIISLLLQDGEDLDVLDPDLDPVPVKPRRKGQRSCGKHQRLSSSEEERKKFAAIQCLSAVTDEKSGIETLVEELCSRLKDSEIQATVSPAVKSRSCSSEGSDDSGTENQNPAQKYYAAFPALQGSGTSCNQSPTETVWGKNPIVSKTLASEEDSSSTNEDAEIRKINRSEPVAVPKLRKPKRNRNRKESQGRNSRGRRDRDRPRSSGNKQTRGKQSQKEQRKLQEFPNWPPGFAKLDQAILQNLGYLEEDFVFLAESPKRKDDELCTKVESLLKGILLPAPAKTYKELEDVDDELPEEMLKTGKVSKPQPKPTADTAIDNLQTIYVKSDAESQRSSAREDNVSPELQEQEIWYTQPINAVFQNQECETANTQSSKLRLYKRNSYPDFSTDEQETKDSWEDLNSPSSSPQDGIFRTFSAASNSSDDIFDGSVLIPAWLTEVISADENSDDEIDLSASLKSSSPFPSFEQGHARLANSVKKNESFEQLQNSWKEGNEFTGSFYQQDLGGPGHDQHFDENSTPTPDNAYQTQGGERPISVSLVDLDYMAKFLEENSSSDWHSFSPEDQISLPFPVESSGSSGMWQSQVLVDYTLYSSHSETNLPLLTVLDLQCWQPLGASPYSPLWDVNMQKRNKFSPWGGQLVPGDSQIWLGENTLVFMYNVNADKQDDSKADKNENTLIPRISIDIVSDADNEGSAFMDKDDHGLDNSHAYHFYDRSVSMGDVPSLWDDHESPKKSDPKLSKSFELVPSEHSAFNDVPRKLIQVHSEPNLVQFRQDFIDNGQDTTQSPKEHLFFSPKTHFRPITPAFAPELFTSASKSKQQVCHDLFGGMPSTKTPYQQYNAVNDDSDEESFVPSFKLKNYSKCIQTGESFDKVDSPEVLSGAEERDTPEALTLSIIEDIMGENDDRDRLIPINEDLDTANTDSAYETDYGCNQGADNDSDRVAEAFGGSKCHPCSSFGQLPQRQLSSDGAVFDFGHQGDLVDFKVESFMATFPHTQDWPDSCMHHASVHNDIWADTHKDSSTCQTTVHNDIWKDKHNDSFTDQVSVHNDIWKDSQRDSCNQPASVHSDIWKDSLSHKDGCHIDNWASFDQVGEKEKLNESQISASFPGTGHGFWQEDIGLDHLYKDDIEKYRNIWSTAGQEYLSVDIALPEEQENPCKFYPEYCEEQYDNVSPDNIIFHPMYLGNLEGVIDAENEINDERTAGDVKQVEGSCNFELDYDGFVGFPECNDTCDGCDQADEETCHQPGDYFSVKLVYRDKEQEKADPSAEQHHSYGSYDLAPMPEAVTLSELESEWLDTNLLWAQKKPSSSQRKPCSFYLEGNCRRADCKFAHDISNITCRFWEEGGCFKGPLCPFLHGYPRQGSPVDDVHLTPIMADDDRESFDLNSDEFPELSLSVKNTNNNNSSSTINQKKSKPLKSQNASVGKTERNRRGNLRRHSNKENRCEINIVAKCSSSV
- the LOC128212511 gene encoding uncharacterized protein LOC128212511 isoform X2 yields the protein MKYQESLTLWDKSGIETLVEELCSRLKDSEIQATVSPAVKSRSCSSEGSDDSGTENQNPAQKYYAAFPALQGSGTSCNQSPTETVWGKNPIVSKTLASEEDSSSTNEDAEIRKINRSEPVAVPKLRKPKRNRNRKESQGRNSRGRRDRDRPRSSGNKQTRGKQSQKEQRKLQEFPNWPPGFAKLDQAILQNLGYLEEDFVFLAESPKRKDDELCTKVESLLKGILLPAPAKTYKELEDVDDELPEEMLKTGKVSKPQPKPTADTAIDNLQTIYVKSDAESQRSSAREDNVSPELQEQEIWYTQPINAVFQNQECETANTQSSKLRLYKRNSYPDFSTDEQETKDSWEDLNSPSSSPQDGIFRTFSAASNSSDDIFDGSVLIPAWLTEVISADENSDDEIDLSASLKSSSPFPSFEQGHARLANSVKKNESFEQLQNSWKEGNEFTGSFYQQDLGGPGHDQHFDENSTPTPDNAYQTQGGERPISVSLVDLDYMAKFLEENSSSDWHSFSPEDQISLPFPVESSGSSGMWQSQVLVDYTLYSSHSETNLPLLTVLDLQCWQPLGASPYSPLWDVNMQKRNKFSPWGGQLVPGDSQIWLGENTLVFMYNVNADKQDDSKADKNENTLIPRISIDIVSDADNEGSAFMDKDDHGLDNSHAYHFYDRSVSMGDVPSLWDDHESPKKSDPKLSKSFELVPSEHSAFNDVPRKLIQVHSEPNLVQFRQDFIDNGQDTTQSPKEHLFFSPKTHFRPITPAFAPELFTSASKSKQQVCHDLFGGMPSTKTPYQQYNAVNDDSDEESFVPSFKLKNYSKCIQTGESFDKVDSPEVLSGAEERDTPEALTLSIIEDIMGENDDRDRLIPINEDLDTANTDSAYETDYGCNQGADNDSDRVAEAFGGSKCHPCSSFGQLPQRQLSSDGAVFDFGHQGDLVDFKVESFMATFPHTQDWPDSCMHHASVHNDIWADTHKDSSTCQTTVHNDIWKDKHNDSFTDQVSVHNDIWKDSQRDSCNQPASVHSDIWKDSLSHKDGCHIDNWASFDQVGEKEKLNESQISASFPGTGHGFWQEDIGLDHLYKDDIEKYRNIWSTAGQEYLSVDIALPEEQENPCKFYPEYCEEQYDNVSPDNIIFHPMYLGNLEGVIDAENEINDERTAGDVKQVEGSCNFELDYDGFVGFPECNDTCDGCDQADEETCHQPGDYFSVKLVYRDKEQEKADPSAEQHHSYGSYDLAPMPEAVTLSELESEWLDTNLLWAQKKPSSSQRKPCSFYLEGNCRRADCKFAHDISNITCRFWEEGGCFKGPLCPFLHGYPRQGSPVDDVHLTPIMADDDRESFDLNSDEFPELSLSVKNTNNNNSSSTINQKKSKPLKSQNASVGKTERNRRGNLRRHSNKENRCEINIVAKCSSSV